In one window of Fusobacteria bacterium ZRK30 DNA:
- the ybaK gene encoding Cys-tRNA(Pro) deacylase, producing MKKTNAMRILDKNKIPYLINEYEYDESDLSAVAMANKTKVDIDKIFKTLVLLGDKTGYLVACISGETELDLKKLAKISKNKKVEMIHMKDLLKITGYMRGGCSPLGMKKSFPTYIGNSCLNFETIVISGGKRGMQIEVDPNKLIKVLNIHVDDISISL from the coding sequence ATGAAAAAAACCAATGCTATGAGAATCCTGGATAAAAATAAAATCCCATATTTAATCAACGAATATGAGTACGATGAGTCTGACCTCAGTGCTGTGGCTATGGCAAATAAAACTAAGGTTGATATCGATAAAATCTTTAAAACTTTAGTTCTTTTAGGAGACAAAACTGGTTATTTAGTAGCATGTATCTCAGGAGAGACAGAATTAGATTTAAAAAAATTAGCTAAGATCAGCAAAAATAAGAAGGTTGAGATGATTCATATGAAAGATCTCCTAAAGATAACAGGATATATGAGAGGTGGCTGCTCTCCCTTGGGAATGAAAAAGTCTTTTCCTACTTATATTGGAAATTCCTGCCTGAATTTTGAAACTATTGTTATCAGTGGTGGAAAAAGAGGGATGCAGATTGAAGTTGATCCAAATAAACTAATCAAAGTTTTAAATATCCATGTAGATGATATCTCTATAAGCCTATAG
- a CDS encoding DUF2325 domain-containing protein — protein MIAIIGGVKGIEFEYKGLMKKNNLKCKIYNKNCPNFEKKIKNCEACIMFTNTVSHKLSTSCNKVCKKNDIKLIRVHSSSINKLKESISEVCEYLNN, from the coding sequence ATGATAGCAATAATTGGAGGAGTAAAAGGAATAGAATTTGAGTACAAGGGATTGATGAAGAAAAATAACCTTAAGTGTAAAATATATAATAAAAATTGTCCGAATTTTGAAAAAAAGATAAAAAATTGTGAAGCCTGTATAATGTTTACCAATACAGTAAGTCATAAACTTTCGACCTCATGTAACAAGGTCTGTAAAAAAAATGATATAAAATTAATAAGGGTTCATTCGAGCAGTATAAATAAATTAAAAGAAAGTATCAGCGAAGTATGTGAATATTTAAATAATTAG
- a CDS encoding DUF2023 family protein: protein MKVFVHHIYEYEKGLRNLVLHTTSKDNLEMIEMKLGNRKINYKIYETKNGKLNIFFGAKECVEVIKKIGKDYLVDYTAEEDFILGIMLGYDRKKQCERFMKYDEINRA, encoded by the coding sequence ATGAAGGTATTTGTTCACCATATATATGAATATGAAAAAGGATTAAGAAATTTAGTTTTACATACAACATCTAAAGATAACCTTGAGATGATTGAAATGAAACTAGGAAATAGGAAGATAAATTATAAGATCTATGAAACAAAAAATGGAAAACTTAATATTTTTTTTGGAGCAAAAGAGTGTGTAGAAGTTATAAAAAAAATTGGGAAAGATTATTTGGTAGATTATACAGCAGAGGAAGATTTTATATTAGGAATAATGCTAGGTTATGACAGAAAAAAACAGTGTGAGAGATTTATGAAATATGATGAAATAAATAGAGCTTAA
- a CDS encoding MerR family transcriptional regulator — protein MKNFFTIGELAKILDITTKTLRHYEELGLLIPAFKNPITGYRYYLKEHIKEAYIIFSLKKMGISLKKIKEIKNGGELLNELTIISEKIEGEIKKLKKLKIGVDNHILKLKSTPEINETFEIKIIKLSDTKFEKIEFESINTVETPALYQMGMTLRKKTDEIEGKIYGLLDVDELLKGKYSCNGLIHELSKGKNAENEYLMFGGFYISLIYKGNPKIYNGPAMKKIKEYLEENQLKSAGKAYGRGILGAHTSSSVDDYLSEILFKIEEEI, from the coding sequence ATGAAAAATTTTTTTACTATAGGCGAATTAGCCAAAATATTAGATATTACAACTAAAACACTGAGACATTATGAGGAATTAGGTCTATTGATTCCAGCTTTTAAAAATCCCATTACAGGATACCGATATTATTTAAAAGAGCATATAAAGGAAGCATATATTATTTTTTCACTAAAAAAAATGGGGATTTCTTTAAAAAAAATAAAAGAAATTAAAAATGGAGGAGAACTCCTAAATGAACTAACTATTATTTCTGAAAAAATAGAAGGCGAAATAAAAAAATTAAAAAAGTTGAAGATTGGCGTGGATAACCACATACTAAAGCTTAAATCTACTCCAGAGATCAATGAAACTTTTGAGATAAAGATAATTAAATTATCTGATACAAAATTTGAAAAAATTGAATTTGAATCAATAAATACAGTAGAAACCCCTGCACTATACCAAATGGGTATGACCTTAAGAAAAAAAACTGATGAGATAGAAGGAAAAATCTATGGGTTATTAGATGTAGACGAATTATTGAAAGGAAAGTACAGCTGCAATGGTTTAATTCATGAACTTTCTAAGGGGAAAAATGCAGAAAATGAATATTTAATGTTCGGGGGATTCTATATATCCCTGATATACAAAGGTAATCCCAAAATATATAATGGACCTGCCATGAAAAAAATAAAAGAATATTTGGAAGAAAATCAATTGAAATCAGCTGGTAAAGCTTATGGAAGAGGCATCTTGGGAGCTCATACATCAAGTTCGGTCGATGACTATTTAAGTGAAATATTGTTTAAGATAGAGGAGGAAATATGA